Below is a window of Acidimicrobiia bacterium DNA.
TGCTTTGAGGGAGTCGACCTCGTACTAATGGAAGTGGAAAGCAACCTCTCGAAGGAACTGGCACCAGTAGCAGTCAAAGAGGGGGCAACTGTGATCGACAACTCGTCGGCATGGAGACTCAAAGCGGGTGTTCCCCTCGTCGTCTCGGAAGTAAACCCAGAAGACCTCGAATTTCATGAAGGCATAGTAGCTAACCCCAATTGCACGACAATGATCCTCATGCCGGTGCTGGCACCTCTGCACAGGCGCTTTGGGGCCAAGCGCCTCGTCGTCACCACCCTCCAATCGGTGTCAGGCACTGGCCAGAATGGGGTAACGGAGCTCGAAAAACAAGCGCAGCAATCGATGATTCGCCCCAGCGCCCTGCGAAAAGCTGGTCGGGATGGCGCAACTCCTGAGCCTTCCGTCTATCCCAAACCCATAGCGTTCAACGTCTTTCCACAGTGCGATGATTTCGTAGACACTGTGACTACAAAGGAAGAGGCGAAGCTAAAAGACGAGAGTCGCAAGATCCTATCGCACCCAAAGCTACAGGTGATGGCTACGTGTGTTCGTGTTCCAGTTTTGGTAGGACACAGCCTGTCGGTGGTAGCCGAGTTCGAATCTTTTGCCCATGTCGAAGAAGTCCTCGACATTCTTGCCGATGCCCCCGGTGTAGAGCTTGTGACCGGGCATGACTACCCTACCCCCCTAGAGGTCGCAGGCCTGGACGGCTGCTGGGTAGGTCGAGTACGCCCGGACCCGACGACGAAGGGGGCCATAGCTTTTTGGGTAGTAGGTGACAACTTGCGCAAGGGAGCTGCCCTCAACTGCGTAGAGCTAGCCGAGATACTTTTAGACCAAGGATGGCTGGAGCCGCGTAGCAAAAGGAAGTGATGCACGAATCATGCGCTGTCCAAAGTGTGCTGCAGAGGTTCCAGAATCCGATTATGTGTGTGGTGCCTGTGGTGCGTACGCCCGCTCGACATCGGAGGACGAGCCTTTAGTAGAGTCGTCGCGCCTCGCCGATAGCGAGGTCTCTTTTGGACACGGCCTGGATCCAAATTCCGCTTCCATTGAGTCGCTGCTCGCTTTACGTGTGCGCAAGTCTGCCAGGCGGTGGGCGCGCTGGAGCATGGTCCTGGCGGCCTTAGCCCTCCTCTTTCCCGTTCTGTTCG
It encodes the following:
- a CDS encoding aspartate-semialdehyde dehydrogenase, giving the protein MSVAVVGATGLVGQEMLRILEERAFPIQELRLFASEKSKGKPVQFRGETHVVDVVEDGCFEGVDLVLMEVESNLSKELAPVAVKEGATVIDNSSAWRLKAGVPLVVSEVNPEDLEFHEGIVANPNCTTMILMPVLAPLHRRFGAKRLVVTTLQSVSGTGQNGVTELEKQAQQSMIRPSALRKAGRDGATPEPSVYPKPIAFNVFPQCDDFVDTVTTKEEAKLKDESRKILSHPKLQVMATCVRVPVLVGHSLSVVAEFESFAHVEEVLDILADAPGVELVTGHDYPTPLEVAGLDGCWVGRVRPDPTTKGAIAFWVVGDNLRKGAALNCVELAEILLDQGWLEPRSKRK